The genome window GAGGAGATGGCGAAGATGTAGAGGATGCCGACGTTCACGTTGGCGATCACCCAGACCGAGTCCTCCCCCGCGCTGAACGGGATCGCCGCCCAGGCGATGGTGGCGAGCACGAAGCTCATCAGCGGAGCGAGGAAGAACACGGCCTTGTCCGCGCCGCCGGGCACCACGATTTCCTTCAACGCGAACTTGATGAAATCGGCGAAGGACTGGAACAGGCCGAACGGGCCCACCACGTTGACCGAGCGGCGCAGCTGCACCGCGCCCCAGACCTTGCGGTCGAGCACGAGCAGAAAGGCCAGCGAGACCAGCAGCAGCACCGTCACCAGCAGGCACTGGCCGACGATGATGAGGAAGATCCCGAAATTGGTGTCGAAGAAGTCCATCTCTTACTCCGCGGCCACGGGCAGCACGCGGGACGCCGCCTGTTTTGAAAGCTCGGCCATGACCGACGAGGCCCGGGCGATCGGATTTGTGAGGTAATGGTCGCGGATCGGAGTTACGAAATTCCCCTGCGCGAAGGTCCCGGCCGTGAGCGCCACGGTCGGATTCACCGGAACCGTGTCGATGGCCGCGAGATGCGGATGTGCCGCGAACAGCGCGGCACGCAGCTGCGCCAGGCTGTCGAAGGGCAGTTTCGCCCCCAGTTCGCCGGAAAGCGCGCGCAGGATCGACCAGTTCTCCTTCGCCTCGCCCGGCGGGAAGCCGGCGCGATGCGCCATCTGCGGGCGGCCCTCGGTGTTCACGAAGATCCCCGATTCCTCGGTATAGGCCGCGCCGGGCAGGATGATGTCGGCGCGATGCGCCCCGCGGTCACCGTGGCTGCCCTGATAGATCACCGTGGCGCCGGCCGGAATCTCGATCTCGTCCGCGCCAAGGTTGTAGATGACCTCCGCACCGTCGAGGGCCGCGGACAGGCCGCCCTCTGTAGCGAAGCCGACATCCATCGCGCCCACGCGGCTGGCCGCGGAATGCAGCACAAGCAGGCCGGAACCGGTGTCGGCGCAGATCTGCTGGGCGGCGGCGAGAACCGCCGCGCCGTCGGAGCCCGAAAGCGCGCCCTGCCCCACGATCACCAGCGAGGACCGCGACGCGGCATCCTCGCTGGCACCGCGCTCCAGCACGCTGGAGAGGGCCGCGCGGTCCGCGCCGATATGCTCGTAATCATAGGTGAGATCGACCGCCTCGCCGATTACCGCCACCGCCGCGCCGTTCAGCCAGGCCTTGCGGATGCGGGCGTTGAGCACCGGCGCCTCGGCGCGCGGGTTGGTGCCGATGAGCAGGATCAGCTCGGCGCTGTCGATGTCCTGGATCGTCGCCGTGCCGACATAGGCGCCGCGATTGCCGATCGGCAGGCGGGCGCCATCGGTCCGGCACTCCAGCGTGCCGCCCTGGCCGCCGACCAGCTGACCGAGCGCGTAGATCGCCTCCACCGGAGCGAGGTCACCGGCCAGCGCCGCCACCTTGCGGCCCTTCATCGCGGCGGCCGCGGCGCCGAGCGCCTCGCCCCAGGATGCCGGCCGCAGCTTGCCGTTCTCGCGCAGATAGGGCCGGTCCAGCCGCTGGCGGCGCAGCCCGTCCCAGATGAAGCGGGTCTTGTCGGCGATCCACTCCTCGTTCACCC of Paroceanicella profunda contains these proteins:
- the nuoG gene encoding NADH-quinone oxidoreductase subunit NuoG — protein: MSDLRKIIIDDMEVEVDPALTLLQACEQAGVEIPRFCYHERLSIAGNCRMCLVEVVGGPPKPAASCAMQVRDLRPGPEGAPPVIKTKSPMVKKAREGVMEFLLINHPLDCPICDQGGECDLQDQAMAYGVDFSRFREEKRSAIDLDLGPLVETHMTRCISCTRCVRFTTEVAGISQMGQTGRGEDAEITSYLNETLHSELQGNIIDLCPVGALVSKPYAFTARPWELKKTESIDVMDALGSNIRVDTRGREVMRVLPRNHDGVNEEWIADKTRFIWDGLRRQRLDRPYLRENGKLRPASWGEALGAAAAAMKGRKVAALAGDLAPVEAIYALGQLVGGQGGTLECRTDGARLPIGNRGAYVGTATIQDIDSAELILLIGTNPRAEAPVLNARIRKAWLNGAAVAVIGEAVDLTYDYEHIGADRAALSSVLERGASEDAASRSSLVIVGQGALSGSDGAAVLAAAQQICADTGSGLLVLHSAASRVGAMDVGFATEGGLSAALDGAEVIYNLGADEIEIPAGATVIYQGSHGDRGAHRADIILPGAAYTEESGIFVNTEGRPQMAHRAGFPPGEAKENWSILRALSGELGAKLPFDSLAQLRAALFAAHPHLAAIDTVPVNPTVALTAGTFAQGNFVTPIRDHYLTNPIARASSVMAELSKQAASRVLPVAAE